From Cucumis melo cultivar AY chromosome 1, USDA_Cmelo_AY_1.0, whole genome shotgun sequence, a single genomic window includes:
- the LOC103489601 gene encoding polyol transporter 5-like, producing MGSRKDEISPTSGLQIPLINPHNRKTNHFPFLCSLIASMASILAGYDIGVMSGAAIFIKDDFKISDVQVEVLVGIINLYSILAAAAAGRTSDRIGRRYTIVLAAGFFVVGAILMGFAPNYAFLMFGRFFAGAGIGCAPLAASVYTAEISPASSRGSLSTLQEVLINLGILLGYVSNYAFSKLPIHLGWRFMLGIGLVPSLFLAVLVILVMPESPRWLIMQGRVGEAKQVLIKTSDSIEESLHRLADIKSAVGIPPTCENDIVHVPKLSIHGSSIWKELFLHPTPAVRHIIITVVGLHFFLESTGTDAVLLYSPRIFEKAGITSPDQKLVATVGVGLTKTLFVLMATVLLDRIGRRPLVLTSIAGQTISLMVLGTGLTIMEKSEERMRWAVGMCIATVLSDVAFYSIGMGPMAFVSSEFFSLKLRAQGMSVGVMVNRLVGAIVTMTFLSLSSAITIGGAFFLYAGTALLALVFFYVVLPETYGMNLENVEGVFGNLTWKFSANE from the exons ATGGGTAGCCGGAAAGATGAGATCTCTCCAACTTCCGGCCTCCAAATTCCGTTAATTAATCCCCACAACCGCAAAACCAaccattttccttttctctgTTCACTCATCGCTTCCATGGCTTCCATTTTGGCTGGTTACG ATATCGGTGTCATGAGTGGAGCTGCAATCTTCATCAAAGACGACTTCAAAATCTCCGATGTACAAGTCGAAGTTCTTGTCGGAATTATCAATCTCTATTCAATTCTCGCCGCCGCCGCTGCCGGCAGAACCTCCGATCGTATTGGCCGCCGTTACACAATTGTTCTCGCCGCTGGTTTCTTCGTTGTCGGCGCCATTCTCATGGGGTTCGCCCCAAATTATGCTTTCTTGATGTTTGGCCGATTCTTCGCCGGTGCCGGCATCGGATGTGCCCCGTTGGCTGCTTCTGTCTACACCGCCGAGATTTCTCCGGCATCCTCTCGCGGTAGCTTATCTACTCTTCAAGAG GTGTTAATTAATTTGGGTATTTTACTTGGATATGTTTCAAATTACGCATTCTCCAAGCTTCCCATTCATCTGGGGTGGCGATTTATGCTTGGAATTGGTTTGGTTCCGTCGTTGTTTTTGGCCGTCCTCGTGATTCTGGTGATGCCTGAATCGCCACGGTGGTTGATAATGCAAGGCCGTGTTGGTGAAGCGAAACAAGTCCTCATCAAAACCTCTGATTCCATCGAAGAATCTTTACACCGCCTCGCTGACATAAAAAGCGCCGTAGGAATTCCACCGACTTGTGAAAACGACATCGTTCATGTCCCAAAACTTAGCATTCACGGCAGTAGCATTTGGAAAGAGCTCTTCCTCCACCCCACGCCGGCCGTTCGTCACATCATAATCACCGTAGTGGGTCTCCATTTCTTCCTAGAATCCACCGGCACGGACGCCGTCCTTCTGTACAGCCCAAGAATCTTCGAAAAGGCCGGAATCACATCCCCCGACCAAAAACTTGTAGCAACGGTGGGAGTGGGCCTAACAAAGACTCTTTTCGTCTTGATGGCGACCGTGTTATTGGACCGAATCGGACGACGACCGTTAGTTCTAACGAGCATTGCAGGACAAACGATATCGTTAATGGTTTTAGGAACAGGGCTGACGATAATGGAGAAGTCGGAGGAGCGAATGAGGTGGGCAGTGGGGATGTGTATTGCCACGGTGTTATCGGACGTGGCGTTTTATTCAATTGGGATGGGGCCCATGGCGTTCGTCAGCTCAGAGTTTTTTTCGTTGAAACTACGGGCTCAAGGGATGAGCGTGGGGGTGATGGTGAATAGACTAGTAGGAGCAATAGTTACAATGACGTTTTTGTCACTGTCTAGTGCTATTACTATTGGTGGGGCTTTCTTCTTGTACGCGGGTACTGCGTTGCTTGCTTTGGTGTTTTTCTATGTTGTGTTGCCGGAGACATATGGGATGAATTTGGAAAATGTTGAGGGGGTTTTTGGTAATTTGACATGGAAATTCTCAGCTAACGAGTAG
- the LOC127148478 gene encoding uncharacterized protein LOC127148478: MPPQSLEDGGQSTIDELKEVNLGTIEEPRPTFISASLSSEEEGKYMSLLTEYKDIFAWSYKEMSGLDPKVAVHHLAIKPGYRPIKQAQRRFRPELIPQIEVEVNKLIEAGFIREVKYPTWIANIVPVRKKNGQLRVCVDFYDLNNAFPKYDFPLPITEIMVDATTGHEALSFMDGSSGYNQIRMTLSDEEMTAFRTPKGIYCYKVMPFGLKNTGATYERAMQKVFNDMLHKYVECYVDDLVVKSKRRQDHLKDLKVVFDRLRKYQLRMNPLKCAFGVTSGKFLGFIVRHRGIEIDQSKIDVIQKMPRPKSFHDLRSLQGRLTYIRRFISNLAGRCQPFQKLMRKGENFVWDEACQNAFYSIKKYLLNPPVLGAHVPGEPLILYIVAQERSLGALLAQEKEKGKECALYYLSRTLVGAEVNYSPIKKMCLALFFAIDKLRHYMQAFTVHLIAKADSIKYVLSRPIISGRLAKWAVILQQYDIVYISQKAIKGQALADFLTNHPIPSDWKLCEDLPDDEVFFTKMVEPWTMYFDGAARRSGAGAGIVLIFPEKHMLPYSFALAELCSNNVAEYQALIIGFQMALEIRVSFIEIYGDSKLIINQLLLQYDVKHEDLKPYFTYARQMMERFDSVMLKHVPRIENKRADALANLATALMMPNNVALNIPLCQRWIMPPLLPECQEANVTTSHLINEEDWHQPIIEYLEHGKLPKDSRHKTEVRKRAAHFIYYKGTLYRRSLEGLFLRCLGKEESIKALEEAHAGVCGANQSGPKLQFQLRRMGYYWSKMVQDSMDYAKKCEACQYHANFIHQPPEPLHPTVASWPFEAWGLDLVGPITPKSLAGHSYILAAIDYFSKLAEVIPLREAKKENVANFIRTHIIYLYGIPHRIVTDNGRQFSNSMIDKLCEKFKFKQSKSSMYNAAANGLAEAFNKTLCNLLKKIVSKSKRDWQERIGEALWAYRTTHRTPSP; encoded by the coding sequence ATGCCCCCACAGAGTCTAGAGGATGGTGGCCAATCTACCATAGACGAGCTAAAAGAGGTAAACCTTGGTACAATAGAAGAACCACGCCCAACTTTCATTAGTGCATCTCTCTCTAGTGAAGAGGAGGGTAAGTACATGAGTTTGCTTACAGAGTATAAGGACATTTTTGCTTGGTCGTACAAAGAGATGTCAGGACTTGATCCAAAGGTAGCAGTCCATCATCTTGCAATTAAACCAGGGTATCGACCGATTAAGCAAGCACAACGACGTTTTCGACCAGAGCTTATTCCCCAGATCGAGGttgaagtcaacaagttgattgAAGCAGGATTCATTCGCGAAGTCAAATACCCCACATGGATAGCAAATATTGTCCCTGTCAGAAAAAAGAACGGGCAACTTCGTGTTTGTGTAGACTTTTATGACCTGAATAATGCGTTCCCTAAATATGATTTTCCTTTGCCCATCACAGAAATCATGGTTGATGCAACTACTGGACACGAGGCACTATCCTTTATGGATGGGTCGTCTGGATATAATCAAATACGAATGACACTTTCAGATGAAGAAATGACAGCCTTCAGGACCCCAAAGGGAATATATTGTTACAAGGTGATGCCCTTTGGATTAAAAAATACCGGTGCCACTTATGAACGTGCTATGCAAAAAGTGTTTAACGATATGCTACATAAGTATGTCGAGTGCTACGTTGATGACCTTGTGGTCAAATCCAAGAGACGACAAGACCATTTGAAGGATCTAAAAGTTGTGTTCGACCGCTTGCGAAAATATCAGTTGAGGATGAACCCTCTCAAATGCGCGTTCGGTGTAACTTCAGGAAAGTTTCTTGGCTTTATTGTAAGGCATCGAGGGATTGAGATAGACCAGTCCAAGATTGATGTCATTCAGAAGATGCCAAGGCCAAAGAGTTTTCATGACCTAAGAAGTCTCCAGGGACGATTGACTTACATTCGAAGGTTCATCTCCAACCTGGCTGGTCGGTGCCAACCTTTTCAAAAGTTAatgagaaaaggagaaaattttGTGTGGGATGAGGCTTGTCAGAATGCTTTTTATAGCATAAAGAAATACTTGCTCAATCCCCCAGTATTAGGAGCTCATGTACCTGGCGAGCCATTAATATTGTACATTGTTGCACAAGAAAGGTCTCTAGGTGCATTGTTGGCGCAAGAGAAGGAGAAAGGAAAGGAATGTGCTCTCTACTATCTAAGCAGAACTTTAGTTGGGGCTGAAGTTAACTATTCTCCCATTAAGAAAATGTGCCTTGCACTTTTCTTTGCCATCGATAAGTTGAGGCATTATATGCAGGCCTTCACGGTTCATCTAATAGCAAAGGCAGACTCTATAAAGTATGTTCTGTCTAGGCCGATTATCTCTGGACGCTTAGCCAAATGGGCGGTTATACTCCAGCAATATGACATTGTCTATATTTCCCAAAAGGCGATAAAAGGACAAGCGTTGGCAGATTTTCTGACGAACCACCCAATTCCTTCAGACTGGAAGTTATGTGAGGATTTGCCAGATGATGAAGTTTTCTTCACGAAAATGGTGGAACCTTGGACTATGTATTTTGATGGCGCAGCGCGAAGGAGTGGTGCGGGGGCAGGCATCGTCCTCATTTTTCCTGAAAAACATATGTTGCCTTATAGCTTTGCGCTTGCTGAATTGTGCTCAAACAATGTGGCTGAATATCAAGCCTTGATAATTGGCTTTCAAATGGCATTAGAAATCAGagtatcattcatagaaatttacggcgattcaaagttgataatcaatcaacTCTTGCTTCAGTATGACGTGAAACATGAAGACTTGAAGCCATACTTCACTTATGCTAGACAAATGATGGAAAGGTTTGACAGTGTGATGCTGAAGCATGTCCCTAGAATAGAAAACAAAAGAGCAGACGCATTGGCAAATTTAGCCACTGCCTTGATGATGCCGAATAACGTAGCTCTAAATATACCACTTTGTCAACGATGGATTATGCCTCCACTTTTGCCTGAATGTCAGGAAGCGAACGTAACGACATCTCATTTGATTAATGAAGAAGATTGGCATCAACCCATCATAGAGTATCTTGAGCACGGAAAACTTCCGAAGGATTCTCGTCATAAAACTGAGGTACGAAAAAGGGCTGCACACTTTATTTATTACAAAGGAACTTTATATCGCCGTTCTCTTGAAGGACTCTTTCTTAGATGTCTTGGAAAGGAAGAGTCGATAAAAGCTCTAGAGGAAGCACATGCAGGTGTCTGTGGAGCAAATCAATCGGGACCAAAGCTTCAAtttcagttgagaagaatgggCTATTATTGGTCTAAGATGGTTCAAGATTCAATGGACTATGCAAAGAAGTGTGAAGCTTGTCAATACCATGCAAACTTCATACATCAACCTCCAGAGCCTCTACATCCAACTGTGGCTTCTTGGCCGTTTGAGGCTTGGGGACTCGATCTGGTTGGTCCTATTACACCAAAATCATTAGCAGGACATTCTTATATCCTTGCAGCAATagattatttctcaaaattgGCTGAGGTCATTCCTTTGAGAGAGGCCAAGAAGGAGAACGTGGCAAACTTTATTCGTACCCATATCATCTATCTATACGGTATTCCTCACCGGATTGTGACAGATAATGGAAGACAATTCTCCAATAGCATGATAGATAAATTATGtgaaaaattcaagttcaaacAAAGCAAGTCATCTATGTACAATGCAGCTGCGAATGGCCTAGCAGAAGCATTCAATAAGACGTTATGCAATCTTCTAAAGAAAATTGTCTCCAAGTCGAAGAGGGATTGGCAAGAAAGAATCGGTGAAGCATTGTGGGCTTATCGAACCACTCATCGCACTCCTTCCCCTTGA